In Mixta intestinalis, the following are encoded in one genomic region:
- the tcyJ gene encoding cystine ABC transporter substrate-binding protein: MIFSQVRRQLVLGAMAMALVAGVNMKTFAAENLLNKVKERGSLLVGLEGTYPPFSFQDERGKLTGFEVEFAEALAQHLGVKASLKPTKWDGMLASLDSKRIDVVINQVTISDQRKKKYDFSTPYTVSGIQALTRKDKEGSINKAQDLAGKKVGVGLGTNYEEWLRANVKDVDIRTYDDDPTKYQDLRSGRLDAILVDRLAALDLVKKTGNTMAAAGPAFSRQEAGVALRKGNEDLLNAINQAIAEMQKDGSLNKISEKWFGADVTK, encoded by the coding sequence ATGATCTTCTCTCAGGTACGTCGACAGCTGGTGCTGGGCGCAATGGCGATGGCGCTGGTGGCTGGCGTCAATATGAAAACCTTCGCAGCGGAAAACCTGCTGAACAAGGTTAAAGAGCGCGGCAGCCTGCTGGTAGGGCTGGAAGGCACCTATCCGCCGTTCAGCTTCCAGGATGAGCGCGGTAAACTGACCGGATTCGAGGTGGAATTTGCCGAGGCGCTGGCGCAGCATCTGGGCGTGAAGGCGAGCCTGAAGCCGACCAAGTGGGATGGCATGCTGGCCTCGCTGGATTCAAAACGCATCGACGTAGTGATTAACCAGGTGACCATTTCCGACCAGCGCAAGAAAAAATATGACTTCTCCACGCCCTATACTGTTTCCGGCATCCAGGCGCTGACCCGTAAAGATAAAGAGGGCAGCATCAACAAGGCGCAGGATCTGGCAGGTAAAAAAGTGGGCGTCGGCCTCGGTACCAACTATGAAGAGTGGCTGCGTGCTAATGTCAAAGACGTTGATATCCGCACCTATGATGACGATCCGACAAAATATCAGGATCTGCGCTCTGGCCGTCTTGACGCCATTCTGGTCGATCGCCTGGCGGCGCTGGATCTGGTGAAGAAAACCGGTAATACCATGGCCGCAGCGGGCCCGGCGTTCTCACGCCAGGAAGCGGGCGTGGCGCTGCGTAAGGGCAATGAAGATCTGCTGAACGCCATCAACCAGGCGATTGCGGAAATGCAGAAAGATGGCTCGCTGAACAAGATTTCCGAAAAATGGTTTGGCGCGGACGTCACTAAATAA
- a CDS encoding D-cysteine desulfhydrase has translation MSLSNLIQFPRLELIGAPTPLEHLPRLSDYLGRDIFIKRDDITPLALGGNKLRKLEFLAADALREGADVLITAGAIQSNHVRQTAAVAAKLGLKCLALLENPIATQAENYLGNGNRLLLDLLDCEIEMVEALHAPAQQLEEARIRLEAQGFRPYVVPVGGSNALGALGYVECAQEIAHQSEGVVDFAAVVVASGSAGTHAGLAVGLEALLPDTELVGVTVSRKSDDQLPLVHTLRQNLDGLLHSNSQADITLWDDYFAPRYGMPNEEGMEAVKLLARLEGILLDPVYTGKAMAGLIDGISQQRFRREGPLLFVHTGGAPALFAYYPSV, from the coding sequence TTGTCCCTGTCTAACCTTATTCAATTTCCCCGTCTTGAGCTGATCGGTGCGCCGACGCCGCTGGAGCATTTGCCGCGTCTCTCCGACTATCTGGGGCGCGATATCTTTATCAAGCGTGATGATATTACGCCGCTGGCGCTCGGCGGTAACAAGCTGCGCAAGCTGGAATTTCTCGCGGCGGATGCGCTGCGCGAAGGGGCAGACGTGCTGATTACCGCCGGGGCGATCCAGTCCAACCATGTGCGGCAAACCGCGGCGGTAGCGGCGAAGCTGGGACTGAAGTGTCTGGCGCTGCTGGAAAACCCGATCGCTACCCAGGCGGAAAACTATCTCGGTAACGGCAACCGTCTGCTGCTCGATCTGCTTGACTGCGAAATCGAAATGGTAGAAGCGCTACACGCTCCGGCACAGCAGCTGGAAGAAGCGCGTATTCGGCTGGAGGCGCAGGGCTTTCGGCCTTACGTGGTGCCGGTAGGCGGCTCGAACGCGCTGGGAGCGCTGGGCTACGTCGAATGCGCGCAGGAGATTGCGCATCAAAGCGAAGGCGTGGTGGATTTTGCCGCCGTGGTCGTGGCCTCCGGCAGCGCCGGAACGCACGCCGGGCTGGCGGTCGGCCTGGAAGCGCTGCTGCCGGATACGGAGCTGGTTGGCGTGACAGTGTCACGTAAATCAGACGATCAGCTGCCGCTGGTGCATACGCTGCGGCAGAATCTGGACGGGCTACTGCACAGCAACAGCCAGGCTGATATTACGCTCTGGGATGACTACTTCGCGCCGCGCTACGGCATGCCGAACGAAGAGGGGATGGAAGCGGTGAAACTGCTGGCGCGACTGGAGGGCATCCTGCTCGATCCGGTCTATACCGGTAAAGCGATGGCGGGCCTGATCGACGGCATCAGCCAGCAGCGTTTCCGTCGCGAAGGGCCGCTGCTGTTTGTGCATACCGGCGGCGCACCGGCGTTATTTGCTTATTATCCTTCCGTCTAA
- the fliZ gene encoding flagella biosynthesis regulatory protein FliZ, which yields MGTKLKTRPLSRYLKDFKHSQGHCSHCGKVLDRMALVFRGQIINKEAISRMDQPIDDQVWLKLQHELTALCRFCSDIYCNTHPNYFDIMAFKQYLFEQTEMSHSTIREYVVRLRRLDDMLSAKNYPAEKLRGGSWHECLENDLPDAGNNNYRIALRKYDQFLGWQRN from the coding sequence ATGGGAACCAAACTAAAAACGAGGCCATTAAGCCGTTATCTTAAAGATTTCAAACATAGCCAAGGTCATTGCTCGCACTGCGGTAAAGTTCTCGACAGAATGGCGTTAGTCTTTCGTGGACAGATTATCAATAAAGAAGCCATTTCCCGGATGGATCAGCCTATCGACGATCAGGTCTGGCTTAAATTACAACATGAACTGACCGCGCTCTGTCGGTTTTGTAGCGATATTTATTGTAATACCCATCCCAACTATTTCGACATTATGGCGTTTAAACAGTACCTGTTTGAACAGACTGAAATGAGTCACAGCACCATCCGCGAATATGTGGTTCGCCTGCGTCGGCTGGACGATATGCTGTCGGCGAAAAACTATCCGGCGGAAAAATTACGCGGCGGCAGCTGGCACGAATGTCTGGAGAACGATCTGCCGGACGCCGGAAATAATAATTATCGTATCGCCCTGCGCAAATACGATCAGTTTTTAGGCTGGCAGCGTAATTAG
- a CDS encoding RNA polymerase sigma factor FliA encodes MNDLYTADGVMDKHSLWQRYVPLVRHEALRLQVRLPASVELDDLLQAGGIGLLNAVERYDALQGTAFTTYAVQRIRGAMLDELRSRDWAPRSVRRNAREVASAMHQCEQTLGRAASEQEVAKQLNVSLEEYRQILLDTNNSQLFSYDEYREEHGDSAELVTEGHEDANPLHQLMEGNLRERVIEAIEALPEREKMVLTLYYQEELNLKEIGAVLEVGESRVSQLHSQAIKRLRARLTGAR; translated from the coding sequence GTGAACGATCTCTATACCGCCGACGGCGTGATGGATAAGCATTCGCTGTGGCAGCGATATGTACCGCTGGTACGCCATGAGGCGTTGCGCCTGCAGGTACGGCTGCCCGCGAGTGTTGAGCTGGACGATTTACTGCAGGCCGGAGGCATCGGGCTGCTGAATGCCGTGGAGCGTTACGACGCGCTACAGGGCACCGCGTTTACCACCTATGCCGTGCAGCGTATCCGTGGCGCCATGCTGGATGAACTGCGCAGCCGCGACTGGGCACCGCGCAGCGTGCGCCGCAATGCGCGTGAGGTGGCGAGCGCCATGCACCAGTGCGAACAGACGCTGGGACGCGCCGCATCGGAACAGGAAGTCGCTAAGCAGCTCAATGTTTCGCTGGAGGAGTACCGTCAGATTTTGCTGGATACCAATAACAGCCAGCTTTTCTCTTACGACGAATATCGTGAAGAACATGGCGACAGTGCGGAACTGGTGACGGAAGGGCATGAAGATGCTAACCCGCTCCACCAGCTGATGGAAGGGAATCTCCGTGAACGTGTCATTGAAGCGATCGAGGCGCTGCCCGAACGCGAAAAAATGGTGCTGACACTGTATTACCAGGAAGAGCTAAACCTGAAAGAGATTGGCGCCGTGTTAGAGGTGGGCGAGTCCCGCGTCAGCCAGCTGCACAGTCAGGCGATTAAACGCCTGCGCGCCCGGTTAACGGGAGCGCGCTGA